The segment CCGGACGAAGGGAGCGCAGAGGCTCGGCAAACCGGCGGCCCGTTGCGGCGGTTCTGGCGGCTGGAGATCAATACCTATGAGAAAGTTGCCTCGCGACCGCCCCTTCCGGGACGGCTGACCCTGGCCATGGACGACGGCGAGGCAGGCGTCTTGCGCATCACGGCGCGAGAGTTTAAGGTTGCACCCTGGCCTCCCAGAGCCACCGGGCTCGAACTGCCGGAAGGCACCCGGGTATATCGGCTCGACGGAGCGGCCGCGCCGCAGGAACCGGGAACGCCCGCGACACACGAGGACTGATGATGAACAGCGTGAACAAGGACGAATCGGTACTGGATGTCTTCCTGCTCGGGCTGAAGACCTGGGTGGCGGAAATGGGCTGGCTGACGCGCTCGGTGCTCGGCCGGTTCGAGATCGGCAGGCTTGAAAAAGAACTGGAACGGGAATATGCCGCCCTTGGACGCATCGCCGAGCAACCCAGGGGTCGCAAGGAAGAAAAGGATCAATGCCTCGGGCAGATCGGTTTTCTCAAGGAGGAAATCGAAACCCTCAAGGCCGAACTGGCCCAGGACCGCGAGACCCGGATGCGTCCGCTGCGCGGCGAGGGCGACTGAGCCCACGGCATCAGCCGACATCCAAGGGAGATTTTCACGGTGAAGAAAACCATCGTCATCGGATCGGACCACGGGGGGTTCGCCCTCAAACAGGCGTTGATCGAGGCCCTGGCCGCATGGGGACACCCGGTCGAAGACCAGGGACCGGACTGCGCCGACTCCTGCGACTATCCCGTCTTCGCCGCCAGGGTGGCGGAGCGGATCAAGGCGGATAAGGACGCATTGGGCGTCCTCATCTGCGGCACGGGCCAGGGCATGACCATGGCGGCCAACCGGCTGGGTGTTCGCGCTGCCCTGTGCACCAACGAATTTCTCGCGCGCATGGCACGCGAGCACAACGACGCCCGCGTCCTCTGCCTGGGGGAACGCGTCACCGGCCAGGGGCTGGCCCTGGCCATCCTCAAGACGTTTCTGGAAACCGGGTTCGGGGGCGGGCGGCACCAGCGGCGCATCGACCTCATGGACGCCACCTCCGAATAACACCTGTCAAGAAGGGTTCCACCATGCAGAACATGACGGACAAGACCGTCGCCGTGGTCAAGGGGTTGATCATGGACGGCGTTGCCAAGGCCAATTCCGGCCATCCCGGCGGGGCCATGTCCTCGGCCGACTTTGCCACCATCCTCTTCTCGGAATTTCTCCGGTTCAATCCCGACGACCCGAGCTGGTTCAACCGCGACCGCTTCATCCTCTCGGCCGGGCATGAGTCCATGCTTCTCTACGGACTGCTCCATCTCAACGGCTTCATTTCCATGGACGACATCAAGAACTTCCGCCAGCTCGGCTCGCTGACCCCGGGCCATCCCGAGGTTCACCTGACTCCGGGCGTGGAGGCCACCACCGGCCCTCTGGGCCAGGGCTTTGCCATGTCCGTGGGCTTTGCCGCGGCCGAGGCGCACCTGCGCGCCCGCCTGGGCGAGGAGGCCATGAACCACTTCACCTATGCCCTGGCCTCGGACGGCGATCTCCAGGAGCCGATAGCCCTGGGCGCGGCCGCCCTGGCCGGCCTGTGGAACCTGGGCAAGCTCGTGGTGTTTTACGACTCCAACAAGATCCAACTGGCCGGCCCCACCTGCAAGGCGGACTGCACTGATCACAAAAAGGTCTTCGAGGGCCTGTGCTGGCAGGTCATCGAGGTGGACGGCCACGACCACGAGGCCATCCGCGCAGCCCTCAACGCGGCGCGGGACGAGGCCGACAAGCCCACCCTGATCATCGGCCACACGGTCATGGCCAAGGGATGCGCCACCCTGGAAGGCAGCCACAAGACCCATGGCGAACCGCTCAAGGCCGACGAGATCGCGGCCACCAAGAAGAAGCTCGGCTTGCCCGACGAGGCTTTCCACGTCCCGGCCGACGTGCTCGACGCCTACCGCGCCCGCTTCGACAGCCTGCGCAGCGAGGCGGCCCTGTGGCAGACCCGCGTGGACGCGAAGCTGGACGAGGACGCCGACTTCGCCGCCCTGTGGGCCCATGCGACCCGCCCCCGGCCCGAACTTTCCATCAAGTGGCCCGCCTTCACCCCGGGGGAGAGCATGGCCACCCGGCAGGCATGGGGCAAATGCCTTGACGCCGTCTCCGGCTCCCTGCCCACCCTGGTGGGCGGCAGCGCGGACCTCGACCCGTCCAACCAGACCATGACCTTCCGCACCACCTACGGCGACTTCGGCGTGGACGGCCACAAGGCGCGCAACCTCGCCTTCGGCGTGCGCGAGTTCCCCATGGCCGCCATCATGAACGGCATGCAGCTGCACGGCGGGCTGCTCCCCTTCGGCGCCACCTTCCTGACCTTCTCTGATTACTGCCGCAACGCCATCCGCATGTCTGCGCTGCAGGACCTGCCCGTGCTCTATGTCTTCACCCACGACTCCTTCTGGGTGGGCGAGGACGGACCGACCCACCAGCCCATCGAGCACGTCAGCTCCCTTCGGCTCATCCCCGACCTCATCGACCTGCGCCCGGCCGACGCCAACGAAACCGCCGTCTGTCTCGACATCGCGCTCAAACAGCCGCGCCACCCCTCGTGCCTCTTCCTGACCCGCCAGGGTCTGCCTGTCCTCGACCCGGCCGAGTATCCGTCCATTGTCGAAGGCCCGCGCAGAGGCGCCTACGTGCTCCAGGATTGCGAAGGCGAGCCAGACCTGATCATCATCGCCTCCGGTTCCGAGGTCTCCCTGGCCCTGGCCACGGCAAGGCTCTTCAAGCGCAAGGTGCGCGTGGTCAGCATGCCTTCGGCCAAACTGTTTGACGATCAGCCCGAATCGTATAAAAATGAAGTACTGCCGCCCCAGGTAACACCCCGGGCCGCCGCCGAGGCAGGTCGCACCGGCCTTTGGCACAAGTACGTGGGGCGCGACGGCGTGGTGCTTGGTCTGGACCACTTCGGGGCCTCGGCTCCGGGAAAGACCCTGTCCGACAACTACGGCTTCACGCCCGAGAACTTTGCCCGAATGATCCGCGAGAAATACGAGGAGTTGACATGATGGAAGCCCCCCAGAAAAACCTTGCCCTGGACCTCGTCCGCGTGACCGAGGCCGCTGCCCTGGCCTGCGCCCGCTGGCTCGGCAAGGGCGACAAGATCGCCGCCGACCGGGCTGCGGTGGACGCCATGCGCCTGTGTTTCAACACCCTGGAGATCGACGGGCGGGTCATGATCGGCGAAGGGGCCAAGGACGATGCGCCCATGCTCTTCAACGGCGAAAAGCTCGGCCTGGGTCAAGGCCCCAAGGTGGACATCGCCGTGGACCCGCTTGAAGGGACCAATCTCCTCGCCTATGGTCGGCCCAACGCCATCTCGGTGGTTGGCGTGGCCCCCTCGGGCGCCATGTTCGACCCCGGCCCGAGCTACTACATGCAAAAACTCGTGGTTCCCTCGGACGCCAAGGATGTGGTGGACATCGAGGCCCCCACCGGCCACAACCTCAAGCTCATCGCCCGGGCCCTGAACAAGGACGTGGACGATCTGGTGGTCTTTGTCCTGGACAAGCCGCGCCACAAAAAGCTCATCAGCGAAATCCGCGAGGCAGGGGCCCGCATCCAGCTGCACACGGACGGAGACATCACCGGCTCCCTCATGGCCATCGA is part of the Pseudodesulfovibrio alkaliphilus genome and harbors:
- the tkt gene encoding transketolase; this translates as MQNMTDKTVAVVKGLIMDGVAKANSGHPGGAMSSADFATILFSEFLRFNPDDPSWFNRDRFILSAGHESMLLYGLLHLNGFISMDDIKNFRQLGSLTPGHPEVHLTPGVEATTGPLGQGFAMSVGFAAAEAHLRARLGEEAMNHFTYALASDGDLQEPIALGAAALAGLWNLGKLVVFYDSNKIQLAGPTCKADCTDHKKVFEGLCWQVIEVDGHDHEAIRAALNAARDEADKPTLIIGHTVMAKGCATLEGSHKTHGEPLKADEIAATKKKLGLPDEAFHVPADVLDAYRARFDSLRSEAALWQTRVDAKLDEDADFAALWAHATRPRPELSIKWPAFTPGESMATRQAWGKCLDAVSGSLPTLVGGSADLDPSNQTMTFRTTYGDFGVDGHKARNLAFGVREFPMAAIMNGMQLHGGLLPFGATFLTFSDYCRNAIRMSALQDLPVLYVFTHDSFWVGEDGPTHQPIEHVSSLRLIPDLIDLRPADANETAVCLDIALKQPRHPSCLFLTRQGLPVLDPAEYPSIVEGPRRGAYVLQDCEGEPDLIIIASGSEVSLALATARLFKRKVRVVSMPSAKLFDDQPESYKNEVLPPQVTPRAAAEAGRTGLWHKYVGRDGVVLGLDHFGASAPGKTLSDNYGFTPENFARMIREKYEELT
- the glpX gene encoding class II fructose-bisphosphatase — its product is MEAPQKNLALDLVRVTEAAALACARWLGKGDKIAADRAAVDAMRLCFNTLEIDGRVMIGEGAKDDAPMLFNGEKLGLGQGPKVDIAVDPLEGTNLLAYGRPNAISVVGVAPSGAMFDPGPSYYMQKLVVPSDAKDVVDIEAPTGHNLKLIARALNKDVDDLVVFVLDKPRHKKLISEIREAGARIQLHTDGDITGSLMAIDPRCEVDVMMGTGGTPEGVLSAIAIRIMGGEMFAKLDPQKQDEKNALADFGMDVRRVLTVKDLVKSDDLFFAATGISGGTFLKGVSYHGHGAETSSLVMRGKTGTIRYVEALHNWDSLMRFSAVDYD
- the rpiB gene encoding ribose 5-phosphate isomerase B produces the protein MKKTIVIGSDHGGFALKQALIEALAAWGHPVEDQGPDCADSCDYPVFAARVAERIKADKDALGVLICGTGQGMTMAANRLGVRAALCTNEFLARMAREHNDARVLCLGERVTGQGLALAILKTFLETGFGGGRHQRRIDLMDATSE